Below is a window of Salvelinus alpinus chromosome 5, SLU_Salpinus.1, whole genome shotgun sequence DNA.
gtaatagcacagttggttaggagcatgtaaaacgtcagccatcctctccggAGCCAAAACAGTCACTCAACAAGTCCATGTCAGCTAAATGTTTTAGATTAGATAATCTAGCAGCCAGCTAATTTACCAAACTGGTAGTAAGCATGGTCCAATTACCAACCCTGGTGGGATCCATTGATCATCAATTATCAgaaactgcaaacatttgcctccaacccatgacaaaatgtgtagaattgaaggAAATTAACACTACAACTCTTCACTGTCACAATGGGGgctgctaaaatgttttgctcgcaaTGTGGGTACATAGACCTACAAGCCAATAATGCCACTCGAGTTtatttttgtggcccccacccccatcgaagttgcccatccctggtttagatcaaagctgaatcaatgtcttggAAGATCAATGTTTAATTAGTATTCTAAATAACATATCTCCTAAGAAATTGTGTTTTGGGGGTTTAGGACACTAGCTGAAGAGTACATAAAAAAAGATATAATGTGGCCAAAGCTCAACAGCGTGAGCCACTGGACAGAATGTGCTTTGAtttacatccctgtaagtgagcatttctcctttgccaagataatccatccacctgacaggtatggcatatcaagaagctgattaaacagcatgatcattacaccagtgcaccttgtgctggggacaataaaaggccacaaaaTGTGGTTGTCACAATCCAATGCcacaagttttgaaggagcgtgcaattggcatactgtctgcaggaatgtccaacagagccgTTCCCAGAGAATTTCATCTTAATTTCCCTATcaaaagccacctccaatgtcgatttagagaatttggcagtacatccaaccggcctcacaacctccaaatccagcttcttcacatgcGGGATTGTCTCAggaaggtagggggggggggggggggtgctgaggagtatttctgtctgtgtggaacaactcattctgattggctgggcttggctccccagtgggtggaacTGGCGCCAAAgttggtgggcctatgcccttccaGACCCacggctgcacccctgcccagtcatgtgaaagccatagattagggcctaatgaatttatttacatttactgatttccttctatgaactgtaacgcaGTATAATCgtttaaattgttgcatttatatatttaagttcagtatagtttgttaacacctTCTGCTCACAAAACAGTCATTCAAGAAGATttaaatgcatattcccatgaaactgaatGAGATCAAATGATCAGTTTGGACATGTCGCTGGTAAAACAtgaagaattatcattcacgaTTCACAGTGATGATGCCATGGCCCCATTTTGAAATTAGATATGCCTAATATACGTGTTTGAGGCAACTTGTGGTCTTGCGACTATGTGTGGGCATAGGCAGACGTTAAGAGATAACGTCATTTACATTTGTATTGCTCTCCGGCACCTAAAACATTGCTGCTACACCATAAGcggtatttgtgtgtgtgagcggggagggttactgtaggttacaggccATGACTGCTAAATAGCTGAACTTACTATTGGAGTTGACCTCTATTTTATTATTCTTTTTTCACCACCTATGCagtcacagggccctacacacagaCTGATACTCAAACACATCACTCAAATCATTTGCTCACACGCACATAACTACATTTATACACTACACACCCACatatgctgctactactattatgagtatatatatcacacaccagtcaaaagttgacacctactcattcaagggtttctttatttttactatattgtaaaatagtgaagacatcaaaactatgaaataacacatggaatcatgtagtaaccaaaaaagtgttaaacaaaacaaaatatattttagattcttcaaagtagccaccctttgccttgatgacagctttgcacactcttggcattctcaaccagcttcacctggtatGCTTttccagtcttgaaggagttcccacatatgctgaacacttgttggctgattttccttcactctgcgatcaaACTaataccaaaccatctcaattgggttgaggtcaggtgattgtggaggccaggtcatctgatgcagcactccatcacgctccttcttggtcaaatatcccttatacagcctggaggtgtgttgggtcattgtcctgttgaaaaacaagtgatagctcaaaccagatgggatggcgtaacgctgcagaatgctgtggtagccatgctggtcaagTGTGACTTCAATTCAAAAATAaaattacagacagtgtcaccagcaaagaaacCCCATTccgtcacacctcctccatgcttcacggtgggaaccacacaagcgaagagcatccgttcacctactcagcgtcacagacacagcggttgtatccaaaaatctcaaattttgacaaatcagaccagaggacaaatttccacctgtctaatgtccattgcttgtgcttcttggcccaagcaagtctcttcttcttattattagtgtcccttagtagtggtttctctgcagcaattcgacaatgaaggcctgatttacacagtctcctctgagcagttgatgttgataagtgtcttacttgaactctatgaagcatttatttgggctgcaatttctgaggctggtaactgatgaacttatcctctgcagcagaggtaactctgggtcttcctttcctgtggcggtcctcatgagagccagtgtcatcatagcgcttgatggtttttgcaactgcacctgaagaaactttaagttcttgaaatgttcctgattgactgaccatgtcttaaaagtaatgatggactgtcgtttctcttgcttatttgagctgttcttgccataatatggacttggtcttatacAGAAGATGACCCTACTTGGTAAATctcccctatcttgtcacaacaaaaccgaatggctaaaacgcattaaggaggaaagaaattccacaaatgaacttaagacacctgttaattgaaatgcatcccaggtgactacctcatgaagctggttgagagaacgccaagagtgtgcaaagctgtcaagacaAAGGGTTAAACAAAGGGTTAAACAACTCTAAattatattgatttgtttaacaattttttggttactacatgtttcaatgtgttatttcatagaataatagtgaagacatcaactatgtcgaaaatagtaaaaattaagaaaaacccttgaatgagtaggcgtgtccaaacttgactggtactatatatccTGATGCATAATTCACCTTAACATATCTGCCGCTAACGAGCCAGTATCCATCCCTAAAATTGTAAACAGTGTAGATAGTTATATATCTGGTGTGTTTTTGTTCCGCCTTCTTATTTTTTGTATTACATTGTTATCGATGACTGCATGGTTGGGGTTTACAagaaaagcatttcactgtacttgtgcatgtgacattaaaactacACTGTCCCGTAAAATCTTCCTGTTGTCTCGCATTTGAGTATTTTAAAAAGTGGTCACCCTACCGCTAATGTTCTCAAAAACGCAACGCGACATCAGTGGGGAAAATGTACACCTTCATGACACTTTCACATGCAAATACTTCCTACTTTATTTCTTGTGATAACGTTGGCTAGTTATATTTTTGAACGAAAAACATTCCACTGGGGCAACATACAATTAAAAACTACTGTTAGACTTGAAAAACACAAGCTAAATTACAACTAATTTAGCCAACTAACTAAAGTTAATTTACATAGTCTCTTAGAATTTGCCTGGGGTATTACAATTAAATATTTCTAGCTATAAATGAAATGCAACAACCCATTGAGACGTCTTTCAAACAAATACGTACCTTTCCATTTTCGATAATTTTGAAATAATCCGTTTAGAAACGTCTGTTTCACCATAAATAACtaaagagtaaaaaaaaaagttccgCCTGCAAATTTAAACAAAACGGACGATCTTCTTCTTCGGAAGAGTTtatcggcggttggcatccaaagttatggtgcattaccgccacctactgtactggagtgtgggtCAGAGACAGGTTGAGGGGGTTGTCCAGGGGGCTCTGGGATACCGGAACAGATTGAGAAAAATAGTGTCAAAAACAAAGTAGCAGCTAAATAGCCTTCAATCTATGGTGGTAAAACGGACAGAACTCTCCAAGGTGCTAATTAATTCAAAGCATTTTAGACTGCAGTATGCCCACATACTTGAGTATAATTGAGCCTAATTTTCTAGACATCAAGGTACAGCAACATTTTCAGAAGACACTGTAGAACACCCGCCATATGCACACATACTCAGTTGTGGGGCTTACAAGACCCGATTTTTCATTTAATTTACAAGACATCAATGTAGCAGCAGAATGAATATCAAAAATATCTAAATATAActtcaaataaaacaaatcaatGTAGGCTACCTTTTCTTATTGTTTGTTAGTTTGGCTTTCCCACGATTCAAATTCAGTAGGGAAAAGACTAGGCTAAGTGACGTGATTATGTAGGGACCTCTTCACAAGCTGACTACCACTACCAAGACCTGTGTCAAGATCAGTTACTTACCCCACTGGCCCTCCCCATAACCTCTATGTTCAAATAAGAGAGCAGGTCTGGAATCAGTGTGGCAGGATAGGATGATTACATAGAAGGATCACTAAGCTTTTACATGATGGTCTTTCTGGGAGGCAACTTGATGTAATTCTGATCCCGTTTATTAGAATGTCTACAGTGCAAACAGTTAATAAATCATAATTAATAAATCATGCCACGAGAGGtaacggttagcagatgttattgtgagtgtagcaaaatgcttgtgcttctagttctgaccgtgcagcaatatctaacaatatctaacaattccacaacaactacctaatacacacaaatctaagtaaaggaatggaatacgaatatatacatataaatatatggatgagcaacaacagagcggcataggcaaggtacaatagatggtataaaatactgtatatgtacatatgagatgagtaatccaagatatgtaaacattattaaagtggcattattaaagtgactggtgatccatttattaaagtggccaatgatttgagtttgtatgtaggcagcagcccctctgtgttagtgatgacagtttaatagtctgatggtcttgagatagaagctgtttttcagtctctcagtcccagctttgatgcacctgtactgacctcgtcttccGGATGgtagcggagtgaacaggcagtgactcgggtggttgttgtaggTGCCGGAACAAACAAAGTCAAACCTGAGAGGTGCCAGATCCTGTTGGATGGGGagtatcgctgcacagctattttcaggtctctccagagatgtatgaccgggttcaagtctgggctctggctgggccactcaaggacatttagaaacttgtcctgaagccactcctgcgctgtcttggctgtgtgcttggggttgttgtcctgttggaaggagaaccttCGCCCCATTCTAAGGTTCTGAGCGCTAtggagctggttttcatcaaggatcactctgtacatttcactgttaatctttccctcaatcctgaatcgtctcccagtacctgctgctgaaaaacatcaccacagcatgatgttgccaccaccgtgcttcaccgtagggatggtgccaggtttcctccaaatgtgacgcttggcattcaggcgaaagagttcaatcttgttttcatcagacgagagaatcttgtttctcttggtctgagagtcctttaggtgccttttggcaaactccaagcgggcagtcatgtgcctattactgaggagtggcttccatctggccactctaccataaaggcctgattggtggagtgttgcagagatgtgGTCTGAATATACTTTAcaaatgtactgtatttatagATTTGTCCATGTACTGCGACTGAATATTGTACACATCTCACATAGTTTAAGCAGTCGATGAGCTGTAAACGTGCCAATTACGTTTGAACAGAGCCGTTTGATTCACTATATTTGTAACCATTTTATTCACTTTGGAGCAGGACCGATTGATGGTCAAAAGAACGGAGAAAGTCAAACTGCAGACAGGCCTGCAGAAGCTGCAGAGTTAACCTGGAGTCTTTCAAAGCCAACCTGGAGAAGAAAGCCTCTGGAATGGCCGAGAAGCTGGAAGCATCTTTCAAAGCCAACATAGAGAACAAAGCCTCTGGATTGGTCGAGGAGCTGGAAGCATCGGGTAAAAAACTATGACCAAACATTGCTACTCTCGAGGCTTGGCTGGTCTTGCGGTATTGATGCAGCCTCCAGGACACTTCTCTTTCTACAGTGTCTGTATATGTGGTCTACTACCCTTTGACACATCATTTATCTGTCTGTCCCCACTTCATCCTCTCATTCTATCTGTTTAAatgaaatctgaaaatccatTAAAATATACCTTTTTAAAAATTGCTACTCTCCTGGAAATCCTGAAACGTTAACATCCCCCCGCTGCCCTTTTTTGTCCTGTGTAGGACTGCAAGTGGAGACCCTAAAACAGGAGGAGTCCCGGCTCCAACACATCTTGTCCACCCAGAAGTTCACTCCCGCAGACATTGAGAGGATCAACTGGGAGAAGAGGGAGCTGCAGCAGACCATCAACAGCCTGAGCAAGAGCCTGGAGCAGGCCGAGCAGCACATGTGGAACGAGGAGATCGCTCTGGCCAAGGCCAAGGAGACGGTAAGGAATAGGATGCTGGCCTGATACGTCTGCATTCTATACTCATCTGTCTGGTAAACAAAGGTTCAATAAGTATTTGATTATTTTAATGACTAGCTAGCTATGAGCCAGTGCTGAACCGTCTTCTCAGTCTTAACCACTGCTAATGATTTAGGCCGAAGTGAAGCTGGCCGAGTACCACAAGCTTGCCCGCAAACTGAAGCTCATCCCTGTGTCTGCCGAAAACGCGTGCGGCCACGACTTTGAGATCAGGACCTCCACAGAATACGGACCGTCCACCATGGTTCAATGCAGAACACAGATTCAAGTATGGAGATTTAGTTCTCATCGAACAATCACTTTATTACAACAGGTGTGTGTTGTATCTGGACCTAATTATGTGGCTTATTCTCTACAGCAACTACTGAGGAAACTGATCACTGATGTGGACGAGGAGTGTAGTCGACTGACAGACATGAAACTAAGCCTGGAGGAGTCCATAGAACAGGTACCGAGACATTTCACTGTGTTTCTTAGTACGAAGGTTTTGTCCCATTTTTGGggtgtttttttttacatggtctctttctctttcaggtGAATTCCAATATTTCCGATAAAGCGAAAGACTTGAAACACCTGAGAGAGCAAATCCGTAGGCTCGACGAGAAGCTCGAACAAGACATGCAGGTGCGTTATAATTTCAATAttacaaatgtttgaatattgtaTACAGAAACCCCTCTGAAATAATGTTACAGTCTAGTCATTTATTGGTCAGGAAGTGGTGTCTATGTGAATCACTGGTGTCATCATTGGTCAATCCAAGGATTTCCTAGACAGCTCATTGTCTTATAAGGACCATAATGGAAACAACTTTTCTTGTTCTCCACATCTGtggttaaattgtgttttttatcaAATAGAAAAATGACATccctctccgtgtgtgtgtgtgtgtgtgtgtgtgtgtgtgtgtgtgtgtgtgtgtgtgtgtgtgtgcgtgtgtgcgtgcgtgcgtgcgtgcgtgcgtgcgtgcgtgcgtgcgtgcgtgcgtgcgtgcgtgcgtgcgtgcgtgcgtgcgtgcgtgcgtgcgtgcgtgcggtgcgtgcgtgcgtgcgtgcggtgcgtgcgtgcgtgcgtgcgtgtgtgtgtgtgtaggacatTGCCCATGAGGAGCAGAAGTGGTCTGCTGAGATGGAGTCTGTGGAGACCCACCGCAAGCTGCTGGAGAAGAAGGTGACCCTGGGCTATGACGAGTCTGTGGAGCAGCTGAAAGCTGCACAGCAACGGTGAGTAGTGGTCCTCCTACCAATTATGAGTAGTGGTCCTCCTACCAATTATTTTGGACCAAATCACAATGGTGAGAGCAACAGGGcttagtttcaagttttattgtcacGGGCACaactacagtgaaatgcctttctttccTGACTGACattgcagtaatcaatatcagtagtaAAGTATTATACTAATGTAAAGTAGGGAAAAAACACACGAGAAATAGAAACATGAATAACATGAGACAGTAAATAAGCTACTttttatatacagggtcagttccaataccatatttacaatgtgcagagaTACAAGGgttagactagcgtcctgtccatggggtcaagctgcctcacgctacagaaacaggagatatgcTCCTGCCCTATGAGCCGTTCTTTCCCGAACAATGCTACTTTATTTGTTTAAGGTATGTTCTGGGCTTTACAATTATTTAACAACCTCATGAAGTTTGTTTTCATTGTACATATCTAAAAATACACCCCCCACCACAGTATTTGTCTTTCTACTCCACAGGTACCATCTTGTCCTGCAAGAAACCAATGAGGAGCGGCGGACTGTGGTTAACAACCTTGCCAGTGTGTTAACCACGGCTGCCAACCACCTGTCCATTGTAGAGGTCAGTCTCCATCTTGCCCCTAACCTGTCGTTCAGAAGATGAAGGACATTATGGAGGGCTTCATCGCTAAAGTAAACAGCATGTAGTTTCGTGCTTCACTATAAAAGCTGACATGAGCTCTAACTCTTTACCTGGTTATTCCATTCAGTCCAATGGAACCATCCCAGCGGGCAAAACATGGTTTAGTGACGTTGTGACAACAGAAACTAGTTGAAATGACATCATTGACAACCAGTTTTGCCTGTTGGGATGAGTGCAGCTTTTCTTCTCTTCTAAGTGACGTCTTTACTGACCACAGTGAGCATAACATCAGTTCCAAAGGGCCGCGCCATCTTCTGCAGTTTCCCTGGTCACTGCTCTAAAGCACTGGGAACTTGTGAGACCAGATGGGCAGACTGTATTGGGTGCTGGTAGAAAACATGTTTAAATAGGAGTTTTACTTTGTTCAAGTACCTCTGGGTTAGATAATGGGTGTactgtttaacccttttttgtaaACTATTTTATTGTTGTCTTGTGGTGTTTCTCATCTGTTGAGCCACTAGACGGCAGTGTAAGGCTAGATTTACAGTACAGCAGTTTCTGGTTGGCTGAAATATATACTGTTATTTTGTTTATCGCTGCCGTTTGTGATGCTTTAAATAAAGATATGTATGTACAATAtttccatgtttgtttgtttttttgccagTCATGCTTTTTCAGATATAGACACGTTACCGTTACACGTTACATAACAACAGTGTCTAGTCCATGCAATACAATGTAAACTACGGCCTAAATAGTTTTTGCTGGTTTGTACCTACATTTACATCTTCCTTTTAGACTCACATACTGAGTCATAGACATACCCAAAGCTGCACCACATAATGAAATGGAACAGGACTATTATTTTGTGTCTCTATGACCTATACATGGGGTGTATTGCCTAGAaatcaacatttttatttttttcaaaacattttgctacggtgtgcactaatgaatacaaccctgctCTCTGATACCTTTGCATGTGGTAAGTTCATCATTGTCTGCATACCTCTCAAGAAGACCACGCCACTGATGAGTCAATTCTGCTAAGCGCCCATTACAATCTTTAGCTATGCCTCTGAGCAgagcaaatcaaatgtatttatatagcccttcgtacatcagctaatatctcaaagtgctgtacagaaacccagcctaaaaccccaaacagcaagcaatgcaggtgtagaagcacggtggctaggaacaactccctagaaaggccagaacctatgaagaaacctagagagcaaccaggctatgaggggtggccagtcctcttctggctgtgccaggtggagattataacagaacatggccaagatgttcaaatgttcataaatgaccagcatggtcaaataataataatcacagtagttatcgagggtgtagcaagtcagcacctcaggagtaaatgtcagttggcttttcatagccgatcattaagagtatctctaccgctcctgcggtctctagagagttgaaaacagcaggtctgggacaggtagcatgtccggtggacaggtcagggttccatagccgcaggcagaacagttgaaactggaacagcagcaaggccaggtggactggggacagcaaggagtcatcatgccaggtagtcctgacgcatggtcctcgggctcaggtcctccgagagagagaaagaaggagagaattagagagagcatacttaaattcacacaggacaccggataagacaggagaagtactccagatatgacaaactgaccctagcccgccgacacataaactactgcagcataaatactggaggctgagacaggaggggtcaggagacaccctggacagggccaaacaggaaagatataaccccacccactttgccaaagcacagcccccacaccactagagggatatcttcaacgaccaacttacaatcctgagacaaggccgagtatagcccacaaagatctccgccacggcacaaaccaagggggggcgccaacccagacaggaagatcacgtcagtgactcaacccactcaagtgacgcacccctcctagggacggcatgaaagagcaccagtaagccagtgagcactcttttaaaaaaacatatatctataaatacagtatatattccTCTGATGTGTTAGAAATGCCAAAgccgatttctggtcccagtccgtcCCTGGCTGTAGTCTTCATTAAACTACAGCAACAAGGACCAATGCCCTCCAACTCCACTTAACTATGGATTCTAGTGGGTTGTAGTAAATTCAGATTCCATTGTTGGTGGCACTAATATCACTCCATAACCAACTTCCTGCTTGAGAGTTACTGATGTTACAAATTTGATAAAGGACTGTCCTGTGTGTACAATCCTGTACGTCTCCAGTGGTGtcaagtacttaagtaaaaatacattaaagtactacttcgctacattccaaaagaaagtaatgtactttttactccatacatttcccctgacaaccAACATGtatcgttacattttgaatgcttggcAGGACAGGAAATTCGTCCAactcacgcacttatcaagaacatccccggtcatccctacagcctctaatctgtcggactcactaaacacacatgcttcatttgtaaataatTTATGTCTGAGGTTGGACCCTAgctaaaagaaagaaagaacatgGTGCAGTCTGGATTGCTTtatgtaaggaatttgaaattctttatacttttacttttgatacttaagtatattttagaaattacatttacttttgatacttaagtatattttagcaattacatttacttttgatacttaagtatattttagcaattacatttacttttgatacttacttttgatagtatatttaaaaccaattactttaactcaagtagtattttactgggtgacacactttacttgagtcattttcagtTAAGTTATCTTCACTTTTACTCAAGGTTGACAATTGGTCAGTTTTTGCACCACTGCCACTCTGGTTAACGACGTGAAGCTCATCAAAACACCAGGGATCTCAGTGAGTCATCCCACACTGGTTAAGGACGTGAAGCTCATCAGAACACCAGGGATCTCAGTGAGTCATCCCACACTGGTTAAGGACGTGAAGCTCATCAGAACACCAGGGATCTCAGTGAGTCATCCCCACTCTGGTTAAGGACGTGAAGCTCATCAGAACACCAGGGATCTCAGTGAGTCATCCCACACGGCAGGCTGTGTCAGCTGCTGTATCTGGTGCCCGTTGAGAAGGATGATGACACGAGCATGACTCACTCCTGCATTCATCCTTCAGTCAACATAACATACAGCCCAGGTCGGTGACGTTGTCTGAACAACATGGGGTTGGGTTTCTAGTCTGTTACCTACTTACCTGTCTGGGATGTGGTTCAGCGGGAGGAGCTTAACGTGAGGCTGTACAGAAATGGGACCGGTTATATGGCACACGACCCGGTCCATCTGTAGACTGGTCTAAATAAGGCATTTTGCACTAAAATGATAATTGTTTGGCTAATAATGGGGTCTTCAAGGCccatttctggtcccagtccgtcTCTGACTGTATAGCTATCTTTGAATGTTAATATTACAGCCTATTTTGTCGTCAGTATAGGCCCGGCGTACTGAGCTTTATACTAAATATGTAGTATTACCCAAGATATGATATTTCTTGTTTATATATGTATAGATATTTATTCTAATACATCTCATAGTATTGGAGGTTGAATAGATGCTTTGCATAAGGTGCTGTTGGTTGGTAAACAATGTCATGTGCTGTTACAACTGTAGCCAACATACCACATCCTGTAGGAAGGAGAGATGCTCTGGGATAGACCCCTTgttgtgttcttcctgtaggaaGGAGAGATGCTCTGGGATACACCCCTTgttgtgttcttcctgtaggtagGAGAGATGCTCTGGGATAGACCCCTTgttgtgttcttcctgtaggaaGGAGAGATGCTCTGGGATACACCCCTTGTTGTGTTCTTCCCGTAGGAAGGAGAGATGCTCTGGGATACACCCCTTgttgtgttcttcctgtaggaaGGAGAGATGCTCTGGGATAGACCCCTTgttgtgttcttcctgtaggaaGGAGAGATGCTCTGGGATACACCCCTTgttgtgttcttcctgtaggaaGGAGAGATGCTCTGGGATAGACCCCTTgttgtgttcttcctgtaggaaGGAGAGATGCTCTGGGATACACCCCTTgttgtgttcttcctgtaggaaGGAGAGATGCTCTGGGATACACCCCTTGTTGTGTTCTTCCTGCAGGAAGGAGAGATGCTCTGGGATACACCCCTTGTTGGGTTCATCCTGTAGGAAGGAGAGATGCTCTGGGATACACCCCTTGTTGGGTTCATCCTGTAGGAAGGAGAAATGCTCTGGGACATataaagataattcgtaaaaatccaaataacttcacagatcttaattgtaaagggttaaagcactgttttccatgcttgttcaatgaaccataaacaattaatgaacatgcagctGTGgtacggtcattaagacactaacagcttacagatggtaggcaattaaggtcacagttatgaaaacttaggacactaaaaaggcctttctactgactctgaaaaacaccaaaagaaagatgcccagggtccctgctcatctgcgtgaacgtgccttagacatgctgcaaggaggcatggggactgcagatgtggccagggcaataaattgcaacgtGGGGAgagacaagacggacagctgatcgtcctcgcagtggcagaccacatgtaacaacacctgcacagaatcggtacatccgaacatcacacctgcgggacaggtacaggatggcaacaacaactgcccgagttacaccaggaacgcacaatccctccatcagtgctcagactgtccgcaatatgctgagagaggctggactgagggcttgtaggcttgttgtaaggcaggtcctcaccagacatcaccggcaacagcgtcgcctatgggcacaaacccaccgtcg
It encodes the following:
- the LOC139575251 gene encoding kinetochore protein NDC80 homolog, with amino-acid sequence MAEKLEASFKANIENKASGLVEELEASGLQVETLKQEESRLQHILSTQKFTPADIERINWEKRELQQTINSLSKSLEQAEQHMWNEEIALAKAKETAEVKLAEYHKLARKLKLIPVSAENACGHDFEIRTSTEYGPSTMVQCRTQIQQLLRKLITDVDEECSRLTDMKLSLEESIEQVNSNISDKAKDLKHLREQIRRLDEKLEQDMQDIAHEEQKWSAEMESVETHRKLLEKKVTLGYDESVEQLKAAQQRYHLVLQETNEERRTVVNNLASVLTTAANHLSIVEVSLHLAPNLSFRR